The genomic window GTCGGATTGTTCTGGTTCAGGAAGAACTGGAAGTTCTCCGCCCAGTTCGTGCTGTGGGCGTCGCCGAGCATGCCGAGCGCGTCCTTGGCCGGGATGCTGTAGCCGGCGGCCATGAGGCCCGAGACCTTCTGCCGGGCATCATCGCTCTTGAGCTGCTCCATCGCGTCGAAGATGCCCCGCGTGATCGCCTCCAGGATGGGCTCGTGGTCGCGGGCGAAGTCCGCCCGGGCGAACCAGATGTCGGCGACCAGGTGGTTGGCCTCCTTGGTCGTGACGAGCATCCGATTGCCCTTCACGCTCGACAGGTTGTAGATGTCCGGCGCCCAGGAGACGCAGGCGGCGATGTCCTTCTGGCTGTTGAACGCCGCGGCGGCCTGGAAGGCGTCGTCGGTGTAGATCATCTGGACCTCGGACGGCTGCACGCCGCCGGAGACCAGCGTGTTGAGCGCGAAGTACTGGGACGGCGAGTTCTGCGCCATCACCATCTTCTTGCCGCGGAGGTCGGCCACGGTCTTGATGTTCTCCCGGACGACGATGCCGTCGCCGCCGTTGGAGAAGTCCACCTGCTGGTAGATCCGCGGCATGATCGTCGAGTCCTTGGGCTTGCCCTGGGAGTCGACGAAGCCTTCCAGGAACAGCGGGACCATGTCCAGCGTGCCCCAGCCGATGTGAACCTCGCCCGAGGCGTAGGCGTCGCGCATCGCCACCGGGTTGTCGATCAGGACGAGGTCCAGCTTGAACGGCTTGCCGTCGGCCGTCTTCCACTCCTTGCCCGCCTTGAATCCGTCATTGGCCAGGACGATGGGGGCCCAGCCCGCCCAGATATTGAGGGCGAACCGCACCGTGTTGTTGTTCTGCTCCAGCGGCTTGTACTTCCCCGTCCCCTTCACGGGCGGGAGCTTCTCGGCCGGGACGAACTTGTATTCCTTGACCGTCGTCGGGCTGGTGGCGTCCGTCGACTCGGCGGCCTGCTCCAGGCCCTTGGGTTCGATGGGGCCGCCCCCGTCCTTGGCCTCCTCCTGCGGCTGCCCGGGCCTGGGCGCGACCACATCCTTGCGGTAGACGGCGAAGGCGATCAGGCCCAGCACCACCGCGGCGAGGGCCACGTAAAATGCGGGTTTCGGCTGTCCGGCGGCCATTGTCGATGTACCTCAATCCCGAGACGTCGGTGATTCGATGCCGGGTGCGCTCGCGGAAGCCCCGGCGACACTTCAAGGTAACCCTCGCTGCAAGATCATGCAACGAACGGCCCCCCGCCCGATTCCCCCGTGTCTTCGCCGGCCTCGGCCGGATGTTCGAAGCAATCGGCCGAGGAGCCGACGTCCCCGCGTCCGCCCGGGTTCGCCGCGTCCGACGCTGCTTGACGGCCCTTCGCCGTTTGGTATTCTCCGCGGCCGGAGGTGCGGAATGCGCAGGTTTTTGCTCGTCCTGGGTCTGTTGTTCGCGTTCGGATGCGCCGATCAGAGCGCCGATCTGACGACCCAGGCGGCCCAACAGACCGAGCAGATGCGAGACCTGAACAGCTCCCTCATCGGGAGCTCTCGCCACCCCGCCTGGTTCCAGTAAGGCGCAATCTGAGGGGGCCGGGCCATCCGCGCCGTCAGGACGTCTCGGATACCCGGACGCGGCCGGGCCGGGCGACCTCCCCGGCGGGCGGGAGCCCTGACAGGGCTTCCCGCCGCTCGAACTCGCGGAGGGCGTCTTCCGCAAGCTGGCCCTGGGTCGCTTGCTCCCCACGGAACTCGTCGACCCCCTGGCCGGAGAGGTCGGCGTCGACCCTCACCTTCGCCCGGTCGAGGTCGATCCTGTCCTGGATCTGGGACTCGAGGCGGCCGAAGTCGGTCGTCGAGTCGACGCGGAATTCCTGGGCCAGTCGGGCCATCTCGGCCTCGGCGGCGCTCATCTTCAGCTCGGCGTCGTAGCGGGCGATTCGTTCCCGGATCTCGGCGAGCTTCCTGCCGGCGTCCTGGATCTTCAGGAGGTTGTTCTCGTAGGCCCGCTCGTGGAGGTCGAGCTGGGCCCGGTTCTCGGCCAGCTCCCTCCGCGCCCGCTGCAAGTCCAGGGCGTAGCGCCCGGCCGCCTCCCGGTCACCGGACTGGAGGCACGTCCTCACGGTGGCGTCCAGCCTCTCCGCGTTGGCGGCGCCCCGCGCGGCCTGCCGGGCGACCCTCTCCACCAGGGCGCGGTAGTCGGCCAGGCCGACCCGGCCGTCCCGGAGCTGATCGACGGCGCGGTCGTACTCGAGCTGCATCGCCGCGATCGGGTCCGCCTCCCAGAAGAGGCCGGCCAGCTTGTGGATCTGGGCCCGCAGACTTCGCCAGAACTGGTCCAGGATCATCGACGTGCCCGCCCCACGGTGCCCCCAGGCAGTCCAGACGCAGGATGCGATGTTACCAGCCCGGCCCGAGAAACGACGAGGCCCGTCGCCCCACCCTTCGAGGTGAGGCGACGGGCCCGTGCGGTTCCGCATCCTCGATCGGCCGGGCGATCGGTCATCGAGGAGCCGCGGCGACGGCGGGCGCCGTCAATTCCGCGGTCGGGGCCGCCCCGGTCCCGGGGGCGGCGGCCGCGGCGGCGGGGGCCGCCTCGGCGGCGGGGGCGGGGGCCCCGGTCGTGGCCGGGATCGGAGGGGCACCCTCGGGCGAAGGCGCCGGCGTGCTCGGCACCTGCGACGGGGGGCCGGCCGGCGCGGTGGGCAGGACCTCCGGGCCGGGCGCCGCGGGCCCGGCCTGGACGAGGTTCACCCGCATCCAGCCCGAGGGATCGAGCGGCGAGACGGACTGGATCGCGAAGCCGCGGAGGTTCAGCTTGTCGAGGCTCGCCTGGAGCGGCTGGGTCCGCAGCTTGGCGCCGATCGTGTTCATCACGAGGGCCCCGGTGAAGCGGGTCAGCGGAGCGGCCTTGCTCTCGTCGGTGTCGATCGCCAGGACCTGCGAGCCCGGCGACGGCGTGAAGTCCTGGATCTGCGCCTTGATCTGCCGGGTCGCGGGGTCGAGCTGATGCGAGAAGGCGACCTCGAGCTGGGGCATCTTGATCCGCAGCACGTTCCCCTTGACGCCGATCATCGAGCCGGCCGAGCTGTTCGGGTCGGGCGCCGGGACGTCGATCTGGACGTCGTGGATGATCGCCACGAGGTATCCGCGGGCGTCGGCGGCGAAGTCCGGCGGCTGGCTCGGCCGCTTGATCCGCAGGGCCGTCACCTTCGCGTTGTTCTGCTTGCGGACGTCCCGGGCGA from Aquisphaera giovannonii includes these protein-coding regions:
- a CDS encoding phosphate ABC transporter substrate-binding/OmpA family protein — its product is MAAGQPKPAFYVALAAVVLGLIAFAVYRKDVVAPRPGQPQEEAKDGGGPIEPKGLEQAAESTDATSPTTVKEYKFVPAEKLPPVKGTGKYKPLEQNNNTVRFALNIWAGWAPIVLANDGFKAGKEWKTADGKPFKLDLVLIDNPVAMRDAYASGEVHIGWGTLDMVPLFLEGFVDSQGKPKDSTIMPRIYQQVDFSNGGDGIVVRENIKTVADLRGKKMVMAQNSPSQYFALNTLVSGGVQPSEVQMIYTDDAFQAAAAFNSQKDIAACVSWAPDIYNLSSVKGNRMLVTTKEANHLVADIWFARADFARDHEPILEAITRGIFDAMEQLKSDDARQKVSGLMAAGYSIPAKDALGMLGDAHSTNWAENFQFFLNQNNPTNFERVWQRAYYLYRRIGSIQHQPVPFDQVMDFSIIQKLGKEEKYASQKSEYGTMAPAKDLQTVKGESEEILTNTVVLHFFPNSWDPFKKVERTVDGKAREELYDPNVNNVLEEIAQLAGQFGAARIVIEGHTDGSMRGQVPAQLVKDLSLNRANAIKEALLQKYPSLDPNRFNADGVGWDRPADPADPDNHSKNRRVEVKVLTAERAA
- a CDS encoding PspA/IM30 family protein, with the protein product MILDQFWRSLRAQIHKLAGLFWEADPIAAMQLEYDRAVDQLRDGRVGLADYRALVERVARQAARGAANAERLDATVRTCLQSGDREAAGRYALDLQRARRELAENRAQLDLHERAYENNLLKIQDAGRKLAEIRERIARYDAELKMSAAEAEMARLAQEFRVDSTTDFGRLESQIQDRIDLDRAKVRVDADLSGQGVDEFRGEQATQGQLAEDALREFERREALSGLPPAGEVARPGRVRVSETS